In Acipenser ruthenus chromosome 16, fAciRut3.2 maternal haplotype, whole genome shotgun sequence, the following proteins share a genomic window:
- the LOC117412455 gene encoding transmembrane protein 182-like → MKVGIAALVAGVVGSIGVLCFLTAFGTDYWLLASENCTGDEHMQPETSTSGLANNKENQTVKVENNLSEIRFHHEGFFWRCWFTEDVSHDSIWNFLFTNQPPSKYCVHGYLFPLPISIGPVPHPSYDAAAVFRGFWTAFIVLAVTASLVGGFLLVCAVPFTSAKLYKLGGGFLITAGGLFTVLIALFVLWKELVADMNKYILLERSLICLDTEVYVQYGWSFMFAAAGIPLVLLSGLLFYFIGRHNQRNK, encoded by the exons ATGAAAGTCGGTATAGCAGCACTGGTAGCGGGGGTCGTCGGTTCCATTGGTGTTCTCTGTTTTTTAACGGCCTTTGGGACTGACTACTGGCTATTGGCGAGTGAGAACTGCACTGGTGACGAACATATGCAACCCGAAACTAGCACTTCTGGGCTCGCTAATAATAAAGAG AATCAGACTGTAAAGGTTGAgaacaatttatcagagatccgCTTTCACCACGAAGGCTTCTTCTGGAGGTGCTGGTTCACTGAGGATGTCTCCCACGACAGCATATGGAACTTCCTGTTCA CAAATCAGCCTCCATCCAAATACTGTGTTCATGGATACCTCTTTCCCTTGCCCATTTCAATTGGACCAGTTCCCCATCCCTCCTATGATGCTGCTGCAG TATTCCGTGGGTTCTGGACTGCGTTCATTGTTTTAGCTGTCACTGCCAGTCTGGTGGGCGGGTTCTTGCTGGTGTGTGCTGTGCCCTTCACGAGCGCCAAGCTGTACAAACTGGGAGGAGGGTTCCTTATCACAGCTG GGGGGCTGTTCACCGTGCTGATCGCTCTGTTTGTGCTGTGGAAGGAGCTGGTTGCAGACATGAATAAGTACATCTTGCTGGAGAGGAGTCTAATCTGCCTGGATACAGAGGTGTATGTACAATACGGCTGGTCATTCATGTTCGCCGCGGCTGGGATCCCATTGGTCCTCCTCAGCGGGCTGCTCTTTTATTTTATTGGCCGGCACAATCAGAGGAACAAATGA